In the genome of Neodiprion pinetum isolate iyNeoPine1 chromosome 2, iyNeoPine1.2, whole genome shotgun sequence, one region contains:
- the LOC124212436 gene encoding nose resistant to fluoxetine protein 6-like, translating to MTGIVFLLCMSFGLMNGPVFADKNKLSNASYSERQLCLSTSLGSHQTSQVENSDDSQRAVPLSRSSSWWTDFPVLPLVFANSNTIPEGPCRKQVQRYLKELANSTLWAVQMFDASTKYPDGVLHGHTKHLGNFDQCYNLRAKLPPDEFSDTEEPDEVEGRYCLVRLRYQRKGVVPKRPEIFTLDFDPNLSVWNAIDYRGDFRRVKRHSVYLSLCVPASCSSQDVAAALTDPLKKLADAREIDLNVTVKPSLCQARSDVPKDFTMGLKVFLIIVVALCVLVVAGSWYDISIYSLKEPAKNNELGDFFLCFSARRNLRSIFFTESSHRGLDCINLIRFFFMACVIFGHRLMQYCGYPLVDSTYLEKAYAIPFSSIIFNGPIIVDGFFGVGGLLLAYGVLRELDRSKRLNFTALILIRFLRLTPLYMLVVLFNATLMPMMGSGPYWEARVGFERDNCAKNWWTNLLYINNYVHPNKMCMFQSWYLSVDYHLHIMGLFVLWAYWQLPRRLGYPFLCGLIALGIAIPFVITYVQDQQPLFLGLPFMREARNDPYFVGHYIKSHMRIGPYMVGVLAGAIVYDHKDATWRLPKGWSRFLFILLAVGFTVISQHLATKYFDPNSELHPLETAAYAGFHRAAFALGVCSIVVLITIGDGLDFHYNFMTPRWVPPLARLTYGAYLVHNIKQSYDVGATRSPRIFAINSCLWEFVPDMVYTFGISLLLSVVVEGPIRKIEKFILTKRPTKYPAEASNSNGIKKSN from the exons ATGACTGGGATAGTTTTTCTACTGTGCATGTCGTTCGGCCTAATGAACGGTCCAGTTTTCGCCGATAAGAATAAATTGTCTAACGCCAGCTACTCGGAGAGGCAATTATGCCTGTCAACCAGCCTCGGATCGCATCAGACATCGCAGGTAGAGAACTCCGACGATTCCCAAAGGGCGGTACCGCTCTCTCGAAGTTCTTCGTGGTGGACCGATTTCCCCGTTCTGCCCTTGGTATTCGCTAATTCAAACACTATTCCGGAGGGTCCTTGCAGAAAACAGGTGCAACGGTACCTCAAGGAACTCGCCAATTCCACGCTGTGGGCCGTCCAGA TGTTCGACGCCTCAACGAAGTATCCAGACGGCGTGCTACACGGTCATACCAAACATTTGGGAAACTTTGACCAGTGCTACAACTTACGAGCAAAACTTCCGCCGGATGAATTCTCTGACACTGAAGAGCCTGACGAGGTCGAGGGTCGCTACTGTTTGGTTCGCTTGCGTTACCAGCGGAAAGGTGTGGTACCGAAACGCCCGGAAATTTTCACCCTCGACTTTGACCCAAATCTATCCGTCTGGAACGCGATTGAC TACAGGGGAGACTTTCGCCGTGTCAAACGACACTCTGTGTACCTGTCGCTTTGCGTTCCGGCTAGCTGCAGCTCTCAAGATGTTGCGGCGGCGTTGACGGATCCTTTAAAGAAGTTGGCGGACGCCCGAGAAATAGACCTGAATGTTACAGTGAAGCCATCGCTTTGCCAAGCACGTAGCGATGTCCCCAAGGATTTCACCATGGGGTTAAAGGTTTTTCT TATCATAGTTGTGGCGCTGTGCGTCCTCGTGGTAGCAGGCTCGTGGTACGACATCAGCATCTATTCTCTGAAGGAACCAGCCAAGAACAACGAACTCGGAGACTTCTTCCTCTGCTTTTCCGCACGACGCAACTTGCgctcgatttttttcaccgagaGTTCTCATCGTGGTCTCGATTGCATAAATTTGATCCGTTTCTTCTTCATGGCATGCGTAATATTCGGTCACAGATTGATGCAGTACTGCGGCTACCCGCTCGTGGATTCAACGTACCTCGAAAAG GCCTACGCCATACCCTTTTCTTCGATAATATTCAACGGACCGATCATCGTCGACGGGTTCTTCGGTGTCGGAGGTCTTCTTCTGGCCTACGGTGTGCTTCGTGAACTTGATCGGAGTAAACGGTTGAATTTCACTGCGCTCATACTGATCAGATTTTTACG GTTGACACCTCTTTACATGCTAGTCGTCTTGTTCAATGCTACCCTGATGCCGATGATGGGATCCGGTCCGTACTGGGAAGCCAGAGTGGGTTTTGAAAGGGAtaattgcgcgaaaaattggTGGACTAATCTCTTGTATATTAACAACTACGTACATCCCAACAAGATG TGTATGTTTCAATCCTGGTATTTATCGGTGGATTATCACCTTCACATCATGGGACTCTTTGTCTTATGGGCTTATTGGCAACTTCCGAGAAGACTGGGCTACCCGTTCCTCTGTGGTTTGATCGCATTGGGCATTGCCATTCCCTTCGTCATTACCTATGTTCAGGACCAGCAACCATTATTCCTAGGATTGCCTTT CATGCGGGAAGCTAGAAATGATCCGTATTTCGTCGGTCACTATATTAAATCACACATGAGAATTGGTCCCTACATGGTTGGCGTATTGGCTGGGGCAATTGTCTACGACCATAAAGATGCCACGTGGAGACTCCCCAAG GGTTGGTCacgatttctttttattttactggCAGTCGGATTCACTGTCATTAGCCAGCATTTGGCTACCAAGTATTTCGACCCCAATAGTGAGCTGCATCCACTTGAGACAGCCGCCTACGCTGGGTTCCACAGAGCAGCGTTTGCTCTTGGAGTATGTTCGATCGTTGTTCTGATCACAATTGGGGATGGTTTGG ACTTTCATTACAACTTTATGACACCACGCTGGGTCCCACCCCTTGCGAGACTTACTTACGGTGCTTATCTTGTCCACAATATTAAGCAATCCTACGACGTCGGTGCTACTAGAAGCCCTCGCATATTTGCCATTAACAGCTGC CTTTGGGAATTCGTGCCAGACATGGTCTACACCTTTGGTATATCTCTGCTGCTGTCGGTGGTTGTCGAAGGGCCGATACGAAAGATTGAGAAGTTCATACTCACGAAACGACCAACCAAATATCCCGCGGAAGC atcgAATTCCAACGGCATCAAAAAGAGCAACTGA
- the Mgat4a gene encoding alpha-1,3-mannosyl-glycoprotein 4-beta-N-acetylglucosaminyltransferase B has protein sequence MVSNVVTLTPIRRRCLFLLIVILVPCCILNLISSPEMHEETSLQNNIAELHAKLQHLNAKYMNSQEEINLLSHQLSQLLDSSHTLPDIQFLINNGSSNNTSIKLPSIYNFLPHLLYDANSLRPAFFQGKGRTGASVVLGVPTVKREVQSYLLTTLKNLIDFMSSSEAAETIIVVFVAETDLEYVAYVAKQIEVQFPEECEVGLIEVISPSTHYYPDLSKLRDTLGDNHQRVVWRTKQNLDFAFLMSYARNKGTFYVQLEDDILAKKSFITTMKSYALRKISSREEWFVLDFCQLGFIGKMFKCVDLPWLVQFILMFHNDKPVDWLLDHLVSTKVCNLDKDSKHCKMAKAELWLHYKPSLFQHIGTHSSLKGKVQKLKDNQFGKITLFYGHINPDATVETQIKPYKQYTLQKAYKGESFFWGLLPQPGDHLRFKFIDPIFIKKYLFRSGNAEHPLDRFYNTTVEVLPADFVSINRSANNVTEDGYIIIGKFDTLGVAEGTVDSGLGKIAVLRLTVHSESDNWAILSEIHIVEEQPS, from the exons ATGGTGTCGAACGTCGTCACCCTGACTCCGATACGGCGCCGCTGTCTCTTCCTTCTCATTGTTATATTGGTGCCCTGCTGTATACTGAATCTCATATCTTCACCTGAAATGCATGAGGAAACTTCCCTGCAGAACAACATAGCGGAGTTGCACGCAAAGCTCCAGCACCTCAACGCCAAGTACATGAACAGTCAGGAGGAGATTAATTTGTTATCGCATCAGCTGTCTCAACTCTTGGACAGCAGCCATACTCTTCCTGATATCCAGTTTTTGATCAACAACGGTAGCTCCAACAACACCAGCATCAAGTTACCGtcgatttacaattttttgccTCATTTACTATACGATGCTAATAGCCTTCGTCCAGCCTTCTTTCAAGGTAAAGGTCGCACTGGAGCCAGTGTTGTGCTCGGTGTTCCAACCGTCAAGAGAGAAGTTCAAAGCTACCTGCTCACCACGCTCAAGAACTTGATCGATTTCATGAGCAGTTCAGAAGCAGCTGAAACGATTATCGTTGTATTCGTAGCTGAG accGACTTGGAATACGTTGCCTATGTTGCCAAGCAAATAGAGGTTCA GTTCCCCGAAGAGTGTGAAGTTGGACTAATAGAGGTGATATCTCCATCTACGCACTACTACCCTGATTTGAGTAAACTTCGTGACACGTTAGGTGACAATCACCAGCGTGTCGTTTGGAGGACCAAACAAAATCTAGACTTTGCATTTCTTATGTCGTATGCTCGTAATAAAGGGACATTTTACGTTCAACTAGAAGATGATATACTGGCAAAAAAGAGTTTTATAACAACCATGAAATCTTATGCTTTGCGCAAAATTAGTTCAAGGGAGGAATGGTTTGTACTTGATTTTTGCCAGCTGGGTTTCATAG gaaaaatgttcaaatgCGTGGATTTACCTTGGCTTGTACAATTTATCTTGATGTTTCACAATGACAAGCCTGTGGATTGGTTGCTAGATCATCTAGTGTCTACAAAGGTTTGCAATTTGGACAAAGACAGT AAACATTGTAAGATGGCTAAAGCTGAATTATGGTTGCACTACAAACCGTCGCTCTTTCAACACATCGGCACTCATTCTTCGTTGAAAGGAAAAGTACAAAAACTAAAG GACAATCAGTTTGGAAAAATAACGCTGTTTTATGGGCACATAAATCCTGACGCGACAGTGGAAACGCAAATAAAGCCCTATAAACAATACACCTTGCAAAAAGCATACAAAGGCGAATCATTCTTCTGGGGGCTTTTGCCGCAGCCGGGAGACCATTTGCGTTTCAAGTTCATTGATccaatttttataaagaa ATATTTGTTCCGTAGTGGGAATGCGGAGCATCCATTGGATCGATTTTATAACACTACTGTTGAAGTTTTGCCTgcagattttgtatcgatcaATAGAAGTGCAAACAACGTTACGGAGGATGGTTACATCATCATAG GTAAATTTGATACGCTCGGAGTAGCCGAAGGTACGGTGGACAGCGGTTTAGGCAAAATAGCGGTATTACGTCTGACTGTTCATAGCGAGAGTGACAACTGGGCTATTCTTTCTGAG ATACACATTGTGGAGGAGCAGCCGAGCTGA
- the Cyp303a1 gene encoding probable cytochrome P450 303a1 isoform X1, with the protein MFLQTISITILAFLYFYIGLRKPKGFPPGPIWWPIIGSALEVSRIRKATGCLYKACMVLSKRYGPIFGIKIGGDRIVVLNDYETIQSMLNNEDCDGRPDGFFYQARTRGQRQGILVTDGSFWVEQRRFLLRHLREFGFGRDTMASLIEAEAVHLVEHLKKISRTKKRDSTPSTEPRDDCCRSRINSGQIYQLGSNGAIDEKEKSHPDSKDSNHGSNDVRTSPKTTLKIEDMYVKPEDYDEVRKLSESGEMIISMNEVFGVPVLNTLWEMIAGKRYSNEDKKLLHLQRLLNNLLKDVDMTGCLFGYFPILRILAPEMSGYKQFLDVHQHIWDFLNEELENHKTTFNPSQVRDLMDAYINMRLRTSNSESYTESQLLATCLDLFIAGSETTSKALETCFLYLVLCPEVQEKAQREIDAVVGRDRLPTLADRPRMPYVDAIVLESLRMFMGRTMNIPHRALKDTVIAGYRIPKDTMIVVNFNGILMDEFWEDPEIFRPERFINDAGTITIPSRFLPFSYGKHRCIGEVLAKSNVFLLTATLLQTFTFSVVPGETKPTIEFIDGVTISPKPYRALVNLRFKK; encoded by the exons ATGTTCTTGCAGACCATTTCAATAACGATCTTAGCGTTCCTCTACTTTTACATAGGGTTGCGTAAACCGAAGGGCTTCCCTCCAG GACCAATATGGTGGCCCATCATCGGCTCGGCTCTGGAAGTATCTCGTATACGAAAGGCGACGGGGTGTTTGTACAAGGCGTGCATGGTTCTTTCGAAGAGATACGGTCCGATATTTGGCATAAAGATCGGGGGAGACCGCATAGTCGTACTAAATGACTACGAGACTATTCAGTCAATGCTGAACAACGAGGACTGCGATGGTCGGCCAGATGGATTCTTCTATCAGGCTAGAACAAGGGGGCAACGCCAAG GAATCCTTGTTACCGATGGTTCTTTCTGGGTAGAACAGCGTCGATTTTTACTCCGTCACCTGCGAGAATTTGGTTTCGGTCGCGATACGATGGCTTCGTTGATCGAAGCAGAAGCCGTTCACCTTGttgaacatttgaaaaaaatttcccgaaCAAAGAAGCGAGACTCAACTCCGAGCACGGAGCCCAGGGATGATTGCTGTCGCAGTCGCATCAACAGTGGTCAAATATACCAGCTTGGGAGTAACGGCGCGATTgacgaaaaggaaaaaagtcACCCCGACTCGAAGGATTCGAATCATGGGTCAAACGATGTTCGGACCAGTCCAAAGACCAccttgaaaattgaagacaTGTACGTTAAACCTGAGGACTACGACGAAGTCAGGAAATTGTCAGAGTCGGGAGAAATGATCATTTCGATGAACGAAGTTTTCGGCGTTCCTGTTTTGAACACCCTGTGGGAAATGATAGCCGGAAAGAG ATATAGTAACGAAGACAAGAAGTTATTACACCTACAGAGATTACTCAACAACTTATTGAAAGATGTCGACATGACCGGGTGTCTCTTCGGTTACTTCCCAATTTTGAGAATTCTCGCGCCAGAAATGTCTGGCTACAAACAATTTTTAGACGTGCATCAGCACATATGGGATTTTCTCAAT gaaGAGTTGGAAAATCATAAAACAACTTTCAATCCGTCCCAGGTCAGGGATTTGATGGACGCTTACATAAATATGCGACTGCGAACAAGTAACAGTGAAAGTTATACAG AATCTCAGCTGCTGGCAACCTGCTTAGATTTGTTCATAGCAGGCTCTGAGACCACCTCCAAAGCATTGGAAACGTGTTTtttatacctcgtgctttgcCCGGAGGTTCAAGAAAAAGCGCAGCGGGAAATCGACGCGGTTGTTGGAAGGGACCGATTACCCACGCTAGCCGATCGACCTAG AATGCCGTATGTCGACGCGATTGTTTTGGAGTCGTTGAGAATGTTCATGGGCAGAACGATGAACATTCCTCACAGAGCGTTAAAAGACACGGTCATTGCTGGCTATCGAATACCAAAG GACACAATGATTGTTGTGAATTTCAATGGAATATTGATGGACGAATTTTGGGAAGATCCCGAGATTTTTCGACCAGAAAGGTTCATCAACGACGCCGGAACGATTACTATACCCAGTCGATTTCTGCCCTTTAGTTACG gCAAGCACCGCTGCATAGGCGAAGTATTGGCGAAAAGTAACGTATTTCTATTGACAGCTACACTTTTGCAAACGTTTACATTTTCGGTTGTGCCCGGAGAAACAAAACCGACGATTGAATTTATCGACGGCGTAACGATCAGCCCGAAGCCATATCGAGCTCTCGTCAAcctcagatttaaaaaataa
- the Cyp303a1 gene encoding probable cytochrome P450 303a1 isoform X2, translating to MFLQTISITILAFLYFYIGLRKPKGFPPGPIWWPIIGSALEVSRIRKATGCLYKACMVLSKRYGPIFGIKIGGDRIVVLNDYETIQSMLNNEDCDGRPDGFFYQARTRGQRQGILVTDGSFWVEQRRFLLRHLREFGFGRDTMASLIEAEAVHLVEHLKKISRTKKRDSTPSTEPRDDCCRSRINSGQIYQLGSNGAIDEKEKSHPDSKDSNHGSNDVRTSPKTTLKIEDMYVKPEDYDEVRKLSESGEMIISMNEVFGVPVLNTLWEMIAGKRYSNEDKKLLHLQRLLNNLLKDVDMTGCLFGYFPILRILAPEMSGYKQFLDVHQHIWDFLNEELENHKTTFNPSQVRDLMDAYINMRLRTSNSESYTESQLLATCLDLFIAGSETTSKALETCFLYLVLCPEVQEKAQREIDAVVGRDRLPTLADRPRMPYVDAIVLESLRMFMGRTMNIPHRALKDTVIAGYRIPKDTMIVVNFNGILMDEFWEDPEIFRPERFINDAGTITIPSRFLPFSYGKSRQAPLHRRSIGEK from the exons ATGTTCTTGCAGACCATTTCAATAACGATCTTAGCGTTCCTCTACTTTTACATAGGGTTGCGTAAACCGAAGGGCTTCCCTCCAG GACCAATATGGTGGCCCATCATCGGCTCGGCTCTGGAAGTATCTCGTATACGAAAGGCGACGGGGTGTTTGTACAAGGCGTGCATGGTTCTTTCGAAGAGATACGGTCCGATATTTGGCATAAAGATCGGGGGAGACCGCATAGTCGTACTAAATGACTACGAGACTATTCAGTCAATGCTGAACAACGAGGACTGCGATGGTCGGCCAGATGGATTCTTCTATCAGGCTAGAACAAGGGGGCAACGCCAAG GAATCCTTGTTACCGATGGTTCTTTCTGGGTAGAACAGCGTCGATTTTTACTCCGTCACCTGCGAGAATTTGGTTTCGGTCGCGATACGATGGCTTCGTTGATCGAAGCAGAAGCCGTTCACCTTGttgaacatttgaaaaaaatttcccgaaCAAAGAAGCGAGACTCAACTCCGAGCACGGAGCCCAGGGATGATTGCTGTCGCAGTCGCATCAACAGTGGTCAAATATACCAGCTTGGGAGTAACGGCGCGATTgacgaaaaggaaaaaagtcACCCCGACTCGAAGGATTCGAATCATGGGTCAAACGATGTTCGGACCAGTCCAAAGACCAccttgaaaattgaagacaTGTACGTTAAACCTGAGGACTACGACGAAGTCAGGAAATTGTCAGAGTCGGGAGAAATGATCATTTCGATGAACGAAGTTTTCGGCGTTCCTGTTTTGAACACCCTGTGGGAAATGATAGCCGGAAAGAG ATATAGTAACGAAGACAAGAAGTTATTACACCTACAGAGATTACTCAACAACTTATTGAAAGATGTCGACATGACCGGGTGTCTCTTCGGTTACTTCCCAATTTTGAGAATTCTCGCGCCAGAAATGTCTGGCTACAAACAATTTTTAGACGTGCATCAGCACATATGGGATTTTCTCAAT gaaGAGTTGGAAAATCATAAAACAACTTTCAATCCGTCCCAGGTCAGGGATTTGATGGACGCTTACATAAATATGCGACTGCGAACAAGTAACAGTGAAAGTTATACAG AATCTCAGCTGCTGGCAACCTGCTTAGATTTGTTCATAGCAGGCTCTGAGACCACCTCCAAAGCATTGGAAACGTGTTTtttatacctcgtgctttgcCCGGAGGTTCAAGAAAAAGCGCAGCGGGAAATCGACGCGGTTGTTGGAAGGGACCGATTACCCACGCTAGCCGATCGACCTAG AATGCCGTATGTCGACGCGATTGTTTTGGAGTCGTTGAGAATGTTCATGGGCAGAACGATGAACATTCCTCACAGAGCGTTAAAAGACACGGTCATTGCTGGCTATCGAATACCAAAG GACACAATGATTGTTGTGAATTTCAATGGAATATTGATGGACGAATTTTGGGAAGATCCCGAGATTTTTCGACCAGAAAGGTTCATCAACGACGCCGGAACGATTACTATACCCAGTCGATTTCTGCCCTTTAGTTACGGTAAATCCCG gCAAGCACCGCTGCATAGGCGAAGTATTGGCGAAAAGTAA
- the LOC124213132 gene encoding ribosome assembly protein METTL17, mitochondrial isoform X4 — translation MLRRFTALETIQKRWASARAMVKIDESVNKQIETDELNPKRHPGIIKSRAMQLPEWIEKAMVEATADHPVKPLRKVAGILANYLKQRHPPLEKHEFVDKLTEVQELVSRKVDLSKLSNDEIDEFWKRNQYNVKIKLKQRVYAWVAVEYDAYKSLCYMLARGAQEYSVLYQIFNEIHLADKEFQPKALFDFGSGIGTVTWAASQFWITSLNEYYCVDSSGDMHRLAESIIANHPSKLKEVYFRQFLPSSARIKSDIVVSAFSLMELPNAQARLEVVLNLWMRTNNYLIIVEQGTNAGFRIVNEARDFVLDMSSKSLETDNPNPFHVFAPCPHDIICPRYIVDKTPCNFQSSYFTVSVGKQSELKKERYSYVVLKKGERPADDPQWPRLVRPSLVRSKHTMCRICTATGKLEEIVFTASKHGKPLYKCARHSDWGDKLPLQIIDPEEPASSD, via the exons ATGTTGCGAAGATTTACGGCACTGGAAACCATACAGAAGCGATGG GCATCGGCGAGGGCGATGGTGAAAATTGACGAGAGTGTGAATAAACAAATAGAAACAGATGAGCTCAATCCAAAACGACATCCCGGAATAATAAAGTCACGAGCCATGCAATTACCGGAATGGATCGAAAAAGCGATGGTTGAAGCTACCGCAG ATCATCCAGTGAAACCTCTGCGCAAAGTGGCTGGCATCCTAGCTAATTATTTAAAACAGCGCCACCCACCCTTGGAAAAACATGAATTTGTTGATAAACTAACGGAAGTGCAAGAATTAGTGTCGAGAAAAGTCGATCTAAGTAAATTATCTAACGATGAAATAGACGAGTTTTGGAAAAGAAATCAGTATAacgttaaaattaaattgaagcAGCGGGTTTACGCTTGGGTTGCTGTGGAATACGATGCTTACAAAAGCCTATGTTACATGCTGGCTCGTGGAGCTCAGGAATATTCAGTATTATATCAGATATTTAACGAGATACACCTGGCTGATAAAGAATTTCAGCCGAAAGCGTTGTTTGACTTTGGATCTGGAATCGGCACAGTCACATG GGCGGCGTCTCAGTTCTGGATAACATCGttgaatgaatattactgCGTAGATTCTTCGGGAGACATGCATCGCTTGGCGGAATCCATAATAGCGAATCACCCGTCCAAGCTCAAGGAAGTTTACTTTCGGCAATTTTTACCATCGTCAGCAAGG ATAAAATCAGACATCGTCGTTTCGGCATTTTCGTTAATGGAGTTGCCGAACGCGCAAGCAAGGCTTGAAGTAGTTTTAAATCTTTGGATGCGGACTAACAACTATTTAATCATCGTTGAACAGGGAACAAATGCGGGATTCAGG ATTGTAAACGAGGCCCGTGACTTTGTTTTGGATATGTCCAGTAAATCCTTGGAGACTGACAATCCGAATCCGTTTCACGTCTTCGCACCA TGTCCCCACGACATCATCTGCCCGAGATATATCGTTGACAAAACACCATGTAACTTCCAATCATCTTATTTCACCGTGTCGGTAGGAAAACAATCAGAATTGAAAAAGGAACGATATTCGTACGTCGTCCTTAAGAAAG GTGAGCGTCCTGCAGATGATCCACAGTGGCCCAGACTTGTCAGACCAAGTTTGGTTCGTTCAAAGCATACGATGTGTCGGATCTGTACAGCGACAGGGAAACTCGAGGAGATTGTCTTCACAGCCAGTAAGCACGGAAA ACCGCTATACAAATGTGCCAGACACAGCGATTGGGGGGACAAACTGCCTCTTCAAATCATAGATCCAGAAGAACCAGCCTCCAGTGATTAA
- the LOC124213132 gene encoding ribosome assembly protein METTL17, mitochondrial isoform X5, with translation MGEASARAMVKIDESVNKQIETDELNPKRHPGIIKSRAMQLPEWIEKAMVEATADHPVKPLRKVAGILANYLKQRHPPLEKHEFVDKLTEVQELVSRKVDLSKLSNDEIDEFWKRNQYNVKIKLKQRVYAWVAVEYDAYKSLCYMLARGAQEYSVLYQIFNEIHLADKEFQPKALFDFGSGIGTVTWAASQFWITSLNEYYCVDSSGDMHRLAESIIANHPSKLKEVYFRQFLPSSARIKSDIVVSAFSLMELPNAQARLEVVLNLWMRTNNYLIIVEQGTNAGFRIVNEARDFVLDMSSKSLETDNPNPFHVFAPCPHDIICPRYIVDKTPCNFQSSYFTVSVGKQSELKKERYSYVVLKKGERPADDPQWPRLVRPSLVRSKHTMCRICTATGKLEEIVFTASKHGKPLYKCARHSDWGDKLPLQIIDPEEPASSD, from the exons ATGGGTGAG GCATCGGCGAGGGCGATGGTGAAAATTGACGAGAGTGTGAATAAACAAATAGAAACAGATGAGCTCAATCCAAAACGACATCCCGGAATAATAAAGTCACGAGCCATGCAATTACCGGAATGGATCGAAAAAGCGATGGTTGAAGCTACCGCAG ATCATCCAGTGAAACCTCTGCGCAAAGTGGCTGGCATCCTAGCTAATTATTTAAAACAGCGCCACCCACCCTTGGAAAAACATGAATTTGTTGATAAACTAACGGAAGTGCAAGAATTAGTGTCGAGAAAAGTCGATCTAAGTAAATTATCTAACGATGAAATAGACGAGTTTTGGAAAAGAAATCAGTATAacgttaaaattaaattgaagcAGCGGGTTTACGCTTGGGTTGCTGTGGAATACGATGCTTACAAAAGCCTATGTTACATGCTGGCTCGTGGAGCTCAGGAATATTCAGTATTATATCAGATATTTAACGAGATACACCTGGCTGATAAAGAATTTCAGCCGAAAGCGTTGTTTGACTTTGGATCTGGAATCGGCACAGTCACATG GGCGGCGTCTCAGTTCTGGATAACATCGttgaatgaatattactgCGTAGATTCTTCGGGAGACATGCATCGCTTGGCGGAATCCATAATAGCGAATCACCCGTCCAAGCTCAAGGAAGTTTACTTTCGGCAATTTTTACCATCGTCAGCAAGG ATAAAATCAGACATCGTCGTTTCGGCATTTTCGTTAATGGAGTTGCCGAACGCGCAAGCAAGGCTTGAAGTAGTTTTAAATCTTTGGATGCGGACTAACAACTATTTAATCATCGTTGAACAGGGAACAAATGCGGGATTCAGG ATTGTAAACGAGGCCCGTGACTTTGTTTTGGATATGTCCAGTAAATCCTTGGAGACTGACAATCCGAATCCGTTTCACGTCTTCGCACCA TGTCCCCACGACATCATCTGCCCGAGATATATCGTTGACAAAACACCATGTAACTTCCAATCATCTTATTTCACCGTGTCGGTAGGAAAACAATCAGAATTGAAAAAGGAACGATATTCGTACGTCGTCCTTAAGAAAG GTGAGCGTCCTGCAGATGATCCACAGTGGCCCAGACTTGTCAGACCAAGTTTGGTTCGTTCAAAGCATACGATGTGTCGGATCTGTACAGCGACAGGGAAACTCGAGGAGATTGTCTTCACAGCCAGTAAGCACGGAAA ACCGCTATACAAATGTGCCAGACACAGCGATTGGGGGGACAAACTGCCTCTTCAAATCATAGATCCAGAAGAACCAGCCTCCAGTGATTAA